In Gemmatimonadota bacterium, the following proteins share a genomic window:
- a CDS encoding amino acid permease produces MAGGHCVQSVGHSILSLGLLPLAAIQAVPGDLLAQMGARSAGEWLGWLVSVDAVLVLSGAVLTSFVGVTGLARRMSLDSVLPQVLLRENRLRVTSHWIILGFLALCVSILAVTQGRVQLLAGVACTLSLPCA; encoded by the coding sequence GTGGCGGGCGGTCACTGTGTTCAATCCGTTGGTCACAGCATTCTGTCGCTTGGCTTGTTGCCGCTGGCGGCGATTCAGGCCGTTCCGGGCGACCTGTTGGCGCAGATGGGGGCGCGCAGCGCAGGCGAGTGGTTGGGCTGGCTCGTGAGCGTCGATGCCGTGCTGGTGCTCTCGGGTGCGGTGCTCACCAGTTTCGTCGGTGTCACCGGGCTGGCGCGCCGCATGAGCCTGGACTCGGTCCTGCCTCAGGTCCTGCTGCGGGAGAACCGGCTGCGCGTCACCAGTCATTGGATCATCCTTGGCTTCCTGGCGCTGTGCGTCTCCATCCTCGCGGTGACGCAAGGGCGTGTACAACTCCTCGCCGGGGTGGCATGCACCTTATCCCTTCCCTGTGCGTGA